A single genomic interval of Halalkalibaculum roseum harbors:
- a CDS encoding 4a-hydroxytetrahydrobiopterin dehydratase, producing the protein MAKPLTNEEISSALSDLDGWSHKDDKLNKEFSFENFRDALAFITRIAFEAEEQVHHPEIFNVYNTVKIALSTHDAGGKVTEKDLKLAKSIESLYNK; encoded by the coding sequence ATGGCTAAACCGTTAACGAATGAAGAGATTTCTTCAGCACTTTCCGATCTGGATGGCTGGAGTCACAAAGATGACAAGCTAAACAAAGAGTTTTCTTTTGAAAATTTCCGTGATGCCTTGGCTTTTATTACGCGCATTGCATTTGAAGCCGAAGAGCAGGTACATCATCCTGAAATCTTTAATGTATACAATACTGTTAAAATAGCACTCAGTACCCATGACGCAGGCGGTAAGGTAACAGAGAAAGACCTGAAGCTTGCCAAAAGTATTGAGTCACTGTACAACAAATAA
- the rpsF gene encoding 30S ribosomal protein S6 gives MSKNYYELTYIINPVLEDDQYEEIIGKFTDFIKGNDGEIDEVNEWGIRKFEFEMDGKTSGYYVNAFFDAPGDLIEKLERSMRIDDNIMRYLTLKYDAKMLRHRELQKKNAVPDIFAFDDDEEQNDEDED, from the coding sequence ATGAGTAAAAATTATTACGAGCTAACCTATATTATTAATCCTGTGCTGGAAGACGATCAGTACGAGGAAATAATTGGTAAATTTACCGATTTCATCAAAGGTAACGATGGAGAAATCGATGAAGTTAATGAATGGGGAATCCGGAAGTTTGAGTTTGAAATGGACGGTAAGACCAGCGGGTATTATGTAAATGCCTTTTTTGACGCACCCGGCGATCTGATTGAAAAACTGGAGCGTTCCATGCGCATTGATGATAATATCATGCGCTACCTAACGCTGAAATATGACGCCAAAATGTTGCGTCATCGCGAACTCCAGAAGAAAAATGCCGTTCCCGATATCTTTGCCTTCGACGATGATGAAGAGCAGAACGACGAAGACGAAGATTAA
- a CDS encoding MotA/TolQ/ExbB proton channel family protein: protein MTSSIALFLLQAGADQGFFNVIVEKFNEGGGWMWPVLIALILGLAIFLERIITLNLADIDTRKFVVNVQEALQEGGVPAAQELCSETRGPVASVFQAGLMRMDEGIEAAEKAISAYGSIEMSFLERGLVWLSLFIAIAPLLGFLGTVVGMIEAFDAIQAAGDISPTLVAGGIKVALLTTASGLLAGIILQVGYNYCVSKIDRLIAEMEESSITLIDSIVEMKQGGSPSASNPAGE from the coding sequence ATGACATCGTCAATAGCTCTCTTCCTTCTACAAGCTGGAGCTGATCAAGGCTTTTTTAATGTAATCGTTGAAAAGTTTAATGAAGGTGGCGGCTGGATGTGGCCGGTACTAATCGCTCTCATTCTAGGCTTGGCCATATTTCTCGAACGAATTATCACACTTAACCTTGCTGACATCGATACTCGTAAGTTCGTAGTCAATGTTCAGGAAGCTCTTCAGGAAGGCGGCGTGCCTGCTGCACAGGAATTGTGCTCTGAAACCCGCGGCCCGGTTGCTTCTGTATTCCAAGCCGGACTGATGCGTATGGATGAAGGTATTGAAGCTGCTGAGAAAGCAATTTCAGCCTACGGTTCTATTGAAATGAGTTTCCTTGAAAGAGGACTTGTTTGGCTATCTCTCTTTATTGCCATTGCACCGCTGCTCGGCTTCCTCGGAACAGTTGTAGGTATGATCGAGGCCTTCGATGCTATTCAAGCTGCAGGTGATATTTCGCCTACCCTGGTTGCCGGAGGTATTAAAGTAGCACTTTTAACAACTGCTTCAGGTCTTCTTGCAGGTATTATTCTACAGGTAGGCTATAACTACTGCGTTTCCAAGATCGACAGACTCATTGCCGAAATGGAAGAATCTTCCATCACGCTGATTGACTCTATCGTTGAAATGAAGCAAGGCGGAAGTCCTTCAGCTTCAAATCCCGCTGGTGAATAA
- a CDS encoding protein-disulfide reductase DsbD family protein, translated as MKITSKIAMGIIVLMLSPFFVQAQLLDPVSFEVSQAPETVKAGEAFEITVEATIEGEWHLYSIANDPDAGPYPTQFSSKNPQLQLAGDVSESEAVIEYDPNFETDLGWHTSNATFTIPLAFQTDASGSSMIDVEVLYQVCDDKSCLPPKRKSITKGITISGVADQPYEGLTESDSGSPAASSADGSSGGTGGAQVDESTTGSATAGGFGGDGIFSFLWLALTAGFAALLTPCVFPMIPLTVSFFSKQKEGQRGKAVGQAFGFGIAIVLTFTILGALLALLIGASGANQFAANPWVNLMIALVLVVFAVSLLGAFELRLPYQVTNWLNRKSNESSGLTGVLFMALTISAVSFSCTAPFVGGVLAATAGGEWFYPIIGMMGFSAAFASPFVLFALFPRWLESLPKSGSWMNIVKVLLGFIELAAAFKFLSNADLVWGWGLVSRPLTIAAWIAIFLMAGLYILGVYSVKHETKPNQIGTGRLMLAIPFFLFSFYLIPGLLGASLGIWDAWLPPKQATDVSVVYSISQRGGGSDSGEEWENWSENYDESVEVAKTSGKPVFIDFTGYTCTNCRAMESNVFPLEPIQNNFEQMEKVRLYTDDGTDGPENQKFQFQLTGTVALPTYVIVNPHTGNVISQLVGYSDKDEFQSFLENGLNRYRNLEKSDTKVGLN; from the coding sequence ATGAAAATTACTTCCAAAATAGCAATGGGGATCATCGTGCTGATGTTATCCCCATTTTTTGTTCAGGCCCAGCTACTTGACCCGGTTTCATTCGAAGTATCTCAGGCTCCGGAAACTGTAAAAGCCGGTGAAGCTTTTGAGATTACCGTAGAAGCTACCATTGAAGGTGAGTGGCATCTCTATTCTATTGCCAACGATCCCGACGCAGGACCCTATCCAACACAGTTTTCATCCAAGAACCCCCAGCTTCAACTAGCCGGGGATGTCAGCGAGTCAGAGGCGGTCATAGAGTACGATCCCAACTTTGAAACCGACCTTGGATGGCATACTTCAAATGCAACATTTACGATTCCGTTAGCTTTTCAGACGGATGCTTCGGGCAGCTCTATGATTGACGTAGAGGTTCTGTACCAGGTGTGCGATGATAAATCGTGTCTGCCGCCCAAAAGGAAATCCATAACCAAGGGAATCACCATATCGGGTGTGGCTGACCAGCCTTATGAAGGATTGACCGAAAGTGATTCTGGTAGTCCTGCCGCTTCTTCCGCAGACGGATCATCCGGAGGAACCGGTGGGGCGCAGGTTGATGAGTCAACCACCGGTTCGGCAACTGCCGGAGGCTTTGGTGGAGACGGTATTTTCTCATTCCTCTGGCTGGCACTTACAGCCGGATTCGCTGCGCTTTTGACACCCTGTGTCTTTCCCATGATCCCGCTCACGGTTTCCTTCTTTTCAAAACAGAAAGAGGGGCAACGGGGTAAGGCTGTAGGACAGGCTTTTGGATTTGGAATTGCTATTGTACTAACCTTCACCATACTCGGGGCACTGCTTGCATTATTAATTGGGGCATCCGGGGCCAACCAATTTGCTGCCAATCCGTGGGTTAATCTGATGATTGCACTGGTGCTGGTTGTATTTGCAGTCAGTCTGTTGGGAGCTTTCGAGCTTCGTCTTCCATATCAGGTTACAAACTGGTTGAACCGCAAGAGTAACGAAAGCTCAGGTTTGACGGGCGTATTGTTCATGGCCCTGACCATTAGCGCGGTATCCTTTTCCTGTACCGCTCCTTTTGTTGGAGGCGTGCTGGCTGCGACAGCCGGAGGCGAGTGGTTCTATCCTATCATAGGAATGATGGGCTTCTCGGCCGCTTTTGCCAGTCCTTTTGTACTTTTTGCTCTCTTCCCACGCTGGCTGGAGTCCCTGCCAAAGAGTGGTTCTTGGATGAATATTGTGAAGGTACTGCTCGGTTTCATTGAGTTGGCTGCCGCATTCAAGTTTCTTTCCAACGCCGACCTGGTTTGGGGCTGGGGACTCGTCTCACGTCCGCTGACTATTGCAGCCTGGATTGCAATCTTCTTGATGGCCGGTCTTTATATATTAGGTGTTTACTCCGTAAAGCACGAAACCAAGCCAAATCAGATCGGTACGGGCCGATTAATGCTGGCAATTCCGTTTTTCCTCTTTAGCTTTTATTTGATACCGGGACTGCTAGGTGCTTCGCTGGGAATTTGGGATGCGTGGCTTCCGCCTAAACAGGCTACCGATGTAAGTGTAGTCTATTCTATTTCCCAAAGGGGTGGTGGCTCCGATTCCGGAGAAGAGTGGGAAAACTGGTCAGAAAACTACGATGAATCCGTTGAAGTTGCCAAGACCTCAGGCAAGCCTGTGTTTATAGACTTTACCGGTTATACCTGTACAAACTGTCGCGCGATGGAGTCCAATGTATTTCCCTTGGAGCCTATACAAAATAATTTTGAACAAATGGAAAAGGTTCGTCTTTATACTGATGATGGAACGGACGGACCCGAGAACCAAAAATTTCAATTCCAGCTGACCGGTACGGTTGCATTACCTACCTACGTTATTGTAAATCCGCATACCGGAAATGTAATCAGTCAGCTGGTGGGATATTCCGACAAGGATGAATTCCAGAGTTTTCTGGAAAATGGGTTAAACAGATACCGCAATTTAGAGAAATCTGACACTAAGGTGGGATTGAATTAG
- a CDS encoding NADH-quinone oxidoreductase subunit N, which yields MDYLHDLYSFLPGIIVAVAGLLVIIIDSYKDDHDGIFGLTIFALVAALGVSIFDMLGPTGEAFSGMITYGGTAAFGSMVVLFGSLFCMLISREYLQAIDHNFGEVYAMVLFATTGMLGLAAANNLIMIFLGLETMSVCLYVLAGLIKEEKIGAEAALKYFLLGAFSTGFLLYGMALLYGATGSLNIYEIAAGASSDLLFIAGAGLLLVGFFFKISAVPFHMWTPDVYQGTPTTLTAYMATASKSATFVALILILSRMLPSDIGEWSEVIAIISIITMILGNIIALVQDNIKRMLAYSSIAHAGYLLVGLAAGTPEGYSAVLYYLFAYTIMNVGAFGVVAYYERQQGLDFTDINNYAGLGFKSPMMGVMLSIFLFSLAGIPPMIGFIGKYLVFAAAINAGMITLAVIGVLASAASVYYYLRPMVYLYMREPHKDLPLVHAGWLFKGSLLVLTILTIYFGIAPGELTELLSSYYSGDWVASRFMP from the coding sequence ATGGATTATTTACACGATCTTTATTCTTTTTTACCCGGTATCATTGTCGCCGTTGCCGGTTTGCTGGTCATCATCATAGATTCTTATAAGGATGACCATGATGGGATATTCGGACTGACCATATTTGCATTGGTTGCCGCACTCGGTGTTTCGATTTTTGATATGCTCGGGCCGACCGGAGAAGCCTTTTCGGGCATGATCACCTATGGCGGAACGGCCGCATTCGGCAGTATGGTAGTGTTATTCGGGTCCCTGTTCTGCATGCTGATTTCCAGGGAGTATCTTCAGGCTATCGATCATAATTTTGGTGAAGTCTATGCCATGGTTCTTTTTGCAACAACCGGTATGCTCGGACTGGCCGCTGCCAATAATCTTATAATGATCTTTCTGGGGCTGGAGACGATGTCAGTCTGTCTCTATGTGCTTGCGGGTCTCATTAAAGAGGAAAAGATTGGAGCGGAAGCGGCATTGAAGTATTTTCTGCTGGGTGCTTTTTCGACCGGATTCCTGCTCTACGGTATGGCGCTGTTATACGGAGCCACCGGGTCACTGAATATTTATGAAATTGCTGCCGGGGCAAGTAGCGATCTGTTGTTTATCGCGGGTGCCGGATTACTGCTGGTTGGATTTTTCTTCAAGATATCTGCAGTACCCTTTCACATGTGGACGCCGGACGTTTACCAGGGTACACCTACCACGCTTACTGCCTACATGGCCACTGCTTCCAAGTCAGCTACTTTTGTGGCGCTGATTTTGATTCTTTCCAGAATGCTGCCCTCAGACATAGGAGAGTGGAGCGAAGTAATAGCTATCATTTCTATTATCACCATGATACTGGGTAATATCATTGCCTTGGTGCAGGATAACATCAAGCGGATGCTGGCATACTCGAGTATTGCCCATGCCGGTTATCTGCTGGTTGGTTTGGCGGCCGGAACCCCGGAAGGGTACAGTGCGGTGCTCTACTATCTGTTTGCCTATACCATCATGAATGTTGGGGCCTTTGGTGTTGTAGCCTATTACGAACGCCAGCAAGGTCTCGACTTTACCGATATAAACAACTATGCGGGACTAGGATTCAAGAGTCCCATGATGGGAGTTATGCTCTCCATATTCCTTTTTTCCCTGGCCGGTATACCTCCAATGATCGGCTTTATCGGGAAGTACCTTGTTTTTGCTGCGGCCATTAATGCCGGAATGATCACACTTGCTGTAATTGGTGTTCTGGCTAGTGCAGCTAGTGTTTACTACTATCTCCGTCCTATGGTTTATCTCTACATGCGGGAGCCACACAAGGACCTGCCTCTGGTTCATGCCGGGTGGTTGTTCAAAGGGAGCCTGCTGGTGCTGACAATTCTTACCATCTATTTTGGCATCGCCCCGGGCGAATTAACTGAGTTGCTTAGCTCTTACTACTCTGGTGACTGGGTAGCTTCCAGATTTATGCCATAG
- the ftsH gene encoding ATP-dependent zinc metalloprotease FtsH, which translates to MSENKKSQNKKDSDSKNPIKGKNNSPKFPIWIYAVLLLALFGIQIFFMSQGSGNRIKYSQFLEYVEQGYVKEITIKNNSTITGEYSEKAVQEGIVNRNQDQDQWQLTDSEPTNRFNTTMIEGDEIRPLLDANEVVYDAQIEENWFDSIFFWLIPIGLAIAFWIFIFRRMNPGQQVLNIGKNKASLYDKQKENKVSFRDVAGLEEAKAEVEEVVEFLKSPKKFTKLGGTLPKGVLLVGPPGTGKTLLAKATAGEADVPFFSLSGSDFVEMFVGVGAARVRDLFKQAKEKAPCIIFIDEIDAIGRSRGKGMMMGSNDERENTLNQLLSEMDGFNTDKGVIIMAATNRPDVLDSALLRPGRFDRQILIDKPDLNGRVRVLEVHSRKLKLSKDIDLKLLASQTPGFAGAELANLCNEAALMAARRGKEAVEMVDFQDSIERVIAGLEKKNKLISPKEREIVAYHEAGHAIVGWYLEHTDPVLKVSIVPRGLAALGYTLQTPLEDRFLMTTEELDDKICALLGGRISEEIIFGRISTGAQNDLERITNMAFAMVAEYGMSEEIGYLSLKDSQNPENSYGFNKKYSQRTSERIDDAVAKIVQRNYERTKKLLRDHKDELEKMAKTLLEKEVLDHNDLRDLLGDHPEGKYPEGIFKDDYETAKVNGKPSKAETVKENLEEENLEEENEAVESKSGSETDGQEEGKTEKPDISKE; encoded by the coding sequence ATGTCAGAAAACAAGAAATCACAGAATAAAAAAGATTCGGATTCTAAGAATCCCATAAAGGGCAAGAATAACAGCCCTAAGTTCCCTATTTGGATCTATGCCGTACTATTGCTGGCTCTATTTGGCATTCAGATCTTCTTTATGAGCCAGGGAAGCGGCAATCGCATTAAATACAGCCAGTTCCTGGAATATGTTGAACAGGGGTATGTCAAGGAAATCACGATAAAAAACAACAGTACTATTACCGGTGAGTACAGTGAGAAAGCCGTGCAGGAAGGTATTGTGAATCGAAACCAGGATCAGGACCAGTGGCAGCTGACCGACTCTGAGCCCACCAATCGCTTCAATACTACTATGATTGAGGGTGATGAAATTCGTCCGCTTCTGGACGCGAATGAGGTAGTTTATGATGCCCAAATTGAGGAGAACTGGTTCGACAGTATTTTCTTCTGGCTGATACCAATAGGTCTCGCCATTGCCTTCTGGATTTTCATCTTCCGACGCATGAATCCCGGACAGCAGGTACTGAATATCGGTAAGAATAAAGCCTCGCTGTATGATAAGCAGAAAGAGAACAAGGTTTCTTTCCGAGACGTTGCCGGGTTGGAAGAGGCTAAAGCTGAAGTGGAAGAGGTTGTAGAATTTCTTAAGAGTCCGAAAAAGTTCACCAAATTGGGCGGTACGCTACCTAAAGGCGTATTGCTGGTAGGCCCTCCGGGAACCGGTAAAACCCTGCTTGCAAAGGCTACTGCCGGGGAGGCTGATGTGCCGTTCTTTAGTCTGAGCGGATCCGATTTTGTAGAGATGTTTGTAGGTGTGGGTGCCGCACGGGTACGTGATCTGTTTAAACAGGCTAAAGAGAAAGCACCGTGTATCATATTTATTGATGAAATTGATGCCATCGGTCGAAGCCGTGGCAAGGGTATGATGATGGGTTCTAATGATGAGCGTGAAAATACCCTGAACCAGCTACTCAGTGAAATGGATGGGTTTAATACCGACAAGGGTGTCATCATTATGGCGGCTACCAACCGTCCGGATGTGTTGGATTCGGCTTTGCTTCGTCCCGGTCGTTTTGATCGACAAATTCTGATCGACAAACCTGATCTTAATGGAAGGGTACGCGTGCTGGAAGTTCACAGCCGTAAATTGAAACTTTCCAAAGATATTGACCTGAAGCTACTAGCTTCTCAAACACCCGGTTTTGCGGGAGCGGAACTGGCAAACCTTTGTAATGAGGCTGCCCTGATGGCTGCCAGACGCGGCAAAGAGGCAGTAGAGATGGTGGACTTCCAGGACTCCATCGAAAGGGTTATAGCGGGGCTTGAGAAAAAGAATAAGCTGATCAGTCCTAAAGAGCGTGAGATCGTAGCGTACCACGAAGCGGGACATGCTATTGTTGGTTGGTATCTCGAGCATACCGATCCGGTACTAAAAGTAAGTATTGTCCCTCGCGGGCTTGCTGCCCTGGGTTATACCTTGCAGACCCCGCTGGAAGATCGTTTCCTGATGACCACAGAAGAGCTTGATGATAAGATCTGTGCGCTGTTGGGCGGACGGATTTCAGAAGAAATTATATTCGGACGTATCTCCACAGGTGCCCAGAATGATCTGGAGCGTATCACTAATATGGCCTTCGCCATGGTTGCCGAGTACGGAATGAGTGAAGAGATAGGTTATCTGTCTCTGAAAGACTCCCAAAATCCTGAAAACAGCTATGGCTTTAACAAAAAATATTCACAGCGTACCTCAGAACGTATTGATGACGCCGTTGCAAAAATTGTTCAGAGAAACTACGAACGTACCAAGAAGCTGCTGAGGGATCATAAGGATGAGCTGGAGAAGATGGCCAAGACCCTTCTGGAAAAAGAGGTACTTGACCATAATGACCTTCGCGATCTGCTTGGAGATCATCCGGAAGGAAAATATCCGGAAGGCATTTTCAAAGATGACTACGAGACGGCCAAAGTAAACGGTAAACCATCCAAAGCAGAAACCGTCAAAGAGAATCTGGAAGAAGAGAATCTGGAAGAAGAGAATGAAGCGGTGGAGTCTAAGTCAGGTTCGGAAACGGATGGGCAAGAAGAAGGCAAGACTGAAAAACCGGATATTTCGAAAGAGTAA
- the rplI gene encoding 50S ribosomal protein L9, protein MPNQMKLILKEDVNKLGESGDIVDVKPGYGRNYLIPQGKAIMATEGALKQLDAIKESAERRAELTVEAAKEMAERLETTSVTISVSVGEDERIHGTVTNQDVADALQERDIEIDRRKIELDQDIKTLGEYTATVNLIGEIKQQIKVWVVKE, encoded by the coding sequence ATGCCAAATCAAATGAAATTAATCCTTAAAGAAGACGTTAATAAGTTAGGTGAGTCCGGTGACATCGTTGATGTTAAGCCAGGATACGGCCGTAACTATTTGATTCCCCAAGGCAAAGCCATCATGGCTACCGAGGGAGCGTTGAAGCAGTTGGATGCTATTAAAGAAAGTGCTGAACGCAGAGCCGAACTTACTGTTGAAGCTGCCAAAGAGATGGCAGAACGTCTTGAAACGACATCCGTAACTATTTCTGTTTCGGTTGGTGAGGATGAGCGAATCCACGGAACCGTAACGAACCAGGATGTTGCTGATGCTCTTCAGGAACGTGACATTGAGATAGATCGTCGTAAGATCGAACTCGATCAGGATATCAAAACGCTGGGCGAGTATACGGCTACCGTAAATCTTATTGGAGAAATTAAGCAGCAGATTAAGGTTTGGGTAGTTAAAGAGTAA
- a CDS encoding biopolymer transporter ExbD, whose amino-acid sequence MLKKRKREDPEVGGSSMADIAFLLLIFFLLVTTIDVDTGIGMVLPPKPEENVEPPPIKERNMLKILVNAEGLILMDDTPTAITEVKQKVKDFVTNNGQDPNLSVSPDKAIVSLKTDRATPYRVYIDMLDEVMGAYDEIRNTAAQERFGRSLDQLGEDSEEFQQIKDLYPKKISIAEPDEG is encoded by the coding sequence ATGCTGAAGAAAAGAAAAAGAGAAGATCCCGAAGTCGGCGGTTCTTCCATGGCAGATATTGCTTTTCTGCTACTCATATTTTTTCTCCTGGTAACCACTATTGATGTGGACACGGGAATTGGTATGGTATTACCGCCGAAGCCGGAAGAAAATGTTGAACCGCCTCCCATTAAGGAGCGCAACATGCTTAAGATTCTGGTGAACGCCGAAGGCTTGATTCTTATGGATGACACGCCCACGGCGATTACGGAAGTAAAGCAGAAAGTTAAAGATTTCGTTACCAATAACGGTCAGGATCCAAACTTATCTGTCTCTCCTGATAAAGCTATCGTTTCTCTTAAAACTGACAGGGCAACGCCCTACCGGGTATACATAGATATGCTTGATGAGGTTATGGGTGCCTACGATGAGATACGAAACACGGCGGCACAGGAACGCTTTGGTAGAAGTCTGGACCAACTCGGTGAAGACAGCGAAGAGTTCCAGCAGATAAAGGATCTCTATCCAAAGAAAATTTCAATCGCAGAGCCTGACGAAGGATAA
- a CDS encoding ExbD/TolR family protein: protein MGHFKKKSSNTSQEVPTTAMPDIVFMLLIFFMVTTVLREVELQVRVNFTQAENIEKIEQKRLVSYVYVGPERLSGNRLGPTKIQVDDALIEDVAAIRKLMYDKLQEQPKLIVSLRIDEETEAGIVNDIQQELREAGTLRINYSTKPEGNPGG from the coding sequence ATGGGACATTTTAAGAAGAAATCTTCGAATACCAGTCAGGAAGTGCCGACAACGGCGATGCCTGATATCGTATTCATGCTGCTCATCTTTTTTATGGTTACCACCGTACTGAGAGAGGTTGAGTTGCAGGTACGAGTTAATTTTACCCAAGCTGAGAACATCGAAAAAATCGAACAGAAGCGTCTGGTCAGCTACGTTTACGTAGGGCCGGAACGTCTCTCAGGCAACCGGCTTGGACCTACCAAAATCCAGGTCGATGATGCACTCATCGAAGATGTAGCTGCTATTCGAAAACTCATGTACGACAAACTCCAGGAACAACCTAAACTGATTGTTTCCCTGCGTATTGATGAAGAGACTGAAGCCGGTATCGTAAACGATATCCAGCAGGAACTTCGCGAAGCAGGAACACTCAGAATAAACTACTCTACAAAACCGGAAGGTAATCCCGGAGGATAA
- the thiL gene encoding thiamine-phosphate kinase, with translation MDQNNFRTIQSLGRKELINELMENSTVQKDTVINGVGDDAAVLACREGAYSLLSSETFMEGVDFDLTYTPLNHLGYKVASSAISDIYAMKGKPDSLLVNMALPNKLSVDMVKEIYKGIYSCGAEHDFQVVGGDLTASHQILSMSITCQGTVGEEEIVYRRGAQEGDAVCVTGDLGGAIAGLRILLREKEYWQDSQQQQFQPDLEDYEYVVQRQLVPFAQKKFIDTLEELKMLPSSMIDLTQGLVSELSNITDASDTGAMIYQAALPIALETRQVADEMKEDVDKYALYGGEDLEMLFTLKKEQVEQLADTFSNFTVIGKITSEYDAPVMQTGEGELVSFTEDN, from the coding sequence ATGGATCAAAACAATTTCAGAACTATACAATCACTGGGCAGAAAAGAGCTCATCAATGAGCTGATGGAAAATTCCACAGTTCAGAAAGACACCGTAATTAATGGGGTGGGAGATGATGCCGCAGTACTAGCTTGCCGCGAAGGTGCATACAGTTTGCTCAGCTCGGAGACATTTATGGAAGGTGTAGACTTCGATCTCACCTATACGCCTCTAAATCATCTCGGTTATAAGGTAGCTTCCTCGGCAATCAGTGATATCTACGCCATGAAAGGAAAACCCGATTCCTTGCTGGTGAATATGGCACTTCCTAACAAGCTCTCTGTTGATATGGTTAAAGAGATCTATAAGGGCATCTATTCTTGCGGGGCAGAACATGATTTCCAGGTTGTTGGGGGTGACTTGACAGCATCGCATCAGATATTGTCCATGAGCATTACCTGCCAGGGAACGGTTGGGGAAGAAGAAATTGTATATCGCAGAGGTGCACAGGAAGGAGATGCCGTCTGCGTAACGGGTGATCTTGGAGGTGCTATTGCCGGACTCAGAATTCTTTTGAGAGAGAAAGAATACTGGCAGGATAGTCAGCAACAGCAATTTCAACCCGACCTGGAAGATTACGAGTATGTAGTGCAGCGACAACTGGTTCCCTTTGCCCAGAAAAAATTTATTGATACTCTCGAAGAACTTAAGATGTTGCCTTCGTCGATGATTGATCTGACCCAGGGCCTTGTAAGTGAATTGTCAAATATCACCGATGCATCCGATACCGGTGCCATGATATACCAGGCGGCACTTCCTATCGCGCTGGAAACCAGGCAGGTGGCGGATGAAATGAAGGAAGACGTTGATAAATATGCCTTATATGGCGGTGAAGATCTGGAAATGCTATTTACCTTAAAAAAAGAACAGGTAGAGCAATTAGCCGATACTTTTTCTAACTTTACGGTTATTGGCAAAATTACCTCAGAGTATGATGCTCCGGTGATGCAAACCGGAGAAGGTGAGCTGGTCAGCTTTACTGAAGATAATTAA
- the rpsR gene encoding 30S ribosomal protein S18, whose amino-acid sequence MIKNPSHPKKGHIRTRECKFTKAGIEYIDYKDTEVLQRFMNDQGRILPRRVTGTSAKYQRQLSRAIKRARFLGMIPYVADNLR is encoded by the coding sequence ATGATTAAGAATCCATCACATCCGAAGAAAGGACACATCAGAACCCGTGAGTGCAAATTTACCAAAGCGGGTATAGAGTACATCGATTATAAAGATACGGAAGTACTGCAGCGTTTCATGAACGACCAGGGACGTATTCTTCCCCGCCGTGTAACCGGAACCAGTGCCAAATACCAGAGACAACTTTCCCGCGCCATCAAACGCGCCCGTTTTCTCGGTATGATTCCATATGTAGCTGATAACCTTCGATAA